A genomic stretch from Aedes albopictus strain Foshan chromosome 2, AalbF5, whole genome shotgun sequence includes:
- the LOC115264313 gene encoding uncharacterized protein LOC115264313, which yields IVYFFSENQYTIETLQIIERKEIEELIPPPYLAERTKCVHGLNNWRAAQGLPPLSPDCPTASVQPEKGHTQNEKIAREGCTASYLLNSSSKGRVLLQKCQKQTFLTRADKKAITHLVIDDFKDRFGKLTPTELQQRASELGKLFPGEPEDGWYQPTFTKNSAGQKIKLRKQAKGRLYDRNINYREPVDNQNDIQQPSTSGVKPFDVKQIVSKEQGKL from the exons ATTGTTTACTTTTTTTCAGAGAATCAATACACGATTGAAACCCTGCAGATCATCGAGCGGAAGGAAATAGAGGAGTTGATTCCGCCGCCATATCTGGCTGAGCGTACAAAATGCGTACACGGATTGAATAACTGGAGAGCTGCTCAG GGATTACCGCCGTTATCGCCGGACTGTCCGACGGCCTCAGTACAGCCGGAAAAAGGACACACTCAAAACGAAAAGATCGCTAGAGAAGGTTGCACCGCAAGTTATCTGCTTAATTCATCATCGAAAGGCCGAGTTCTCCTGCAAAAGTGCCAAAAGCAGACATTCTTGACAAGAGCTGACAAGAAAGCAATAACTCATCTAGTAATCGACGATTTCAAGGACCGATTTGGAAAGCTAACACCAACGGAATTGCAGCAGAGGGCATCGGAACTCGGAAAGCTATTCCCAGGCGAGCCAGAG GACGGATGGTATCAACCGACGTTTACCAAAAACAGTGCCGGTCAGAAAATCAAACTGCGGAAACAAGCCAAGGGACGACTGTATGACAGGAACATCAACTACAGAGAACCGGTGGATAACCAAAATGACATACAGCAACCGTCAACATCCGGAGTAAAGCCTTTTGATGTAAAGCAGATTGTATCAAAAGAGCAAGGTAAATTATAA